TGGCTTCGCCCGAAGAATGGCACACACCATCGCCACTGGTCAATTCGATGGTGGGCTGGGCGGGACTGCCCGGCTGCTCAGACCACGCGGCGCATCGGGGTGTGCGAGATGCCGTCCTCGACGTACTCGGGCCCGCTGGCCGTGAAGCCGTACCTGGCGTAGAGGGCCACCAGGTGCGACTGGGCGTCCAGCACGCAGGGACGGTCACCGATCCGGGCCAGCGCCTCCGTCATCAGCCGTCCGGCGTGCCCGCCGCCGCGCGCCGCCGGGGCCACCACCACCCGTCCGATCCTGGCGACGCCGTCCGGGTCGGCCAGGATCCGCAGGTACGCGACGGGTGCGCCGCCGTGGGCCAGCCAGAGGTGCCAGGTGCCCGGTTCGACGTCCCGTCCGTCGAGTTCCGGGTACGGGCACTGCTGCTCGACCACGAACACGTCGGCGCGCAGGCGTACCAGGTCGTGAAAGGTCCGGGCGTCCAGGTCGGTGAAGCGCGCGACCCGCAGTTCGGTGCTCGACACCCGGCCAGGTTAGGCCGTGCCCGGTCGCGTGAAAGGAGGGGTCCCCTGCTAACGCCTCGTGCATAGCAGGGGACCCCTGCTAACGCGTGGGCGCGGCGGCGCCAGCGTGCGCGGCGGCGCTAGTGCGGTGCGGCGCTGGCGCGCGGGGCGGCGTTCAGCGGGGGAGCCGTCGCGCGGTGGGTCAGGCGGGGCGGGCGCCGACGGCGTCGCGGATCTCGGCACCCTGCTCCGTCTCCACCGCCCGTGCGCAGTGCCCGCAGCAGAAGAAGCGGCCGGAGACCTCCACGCCGTGTCCGAGGATCTTGACGCCGCAGTGTTCGCAGATGGGGGCCAGCTTGTGGCTGGCGCACTCGAAGCTGTCGAACGTGTGCACGTCACCGCTGACCGTGCGCACCTCGAACGCCAGCCAGTAGTCGTTACCGCAGACCTCACAGGTGGCCACGACGGATCCCTCCAGTTAGAGCCTTTTGTGCAAGTTTGCCCTGATCTAGGCTTGGTGCGACGCGAAATCGCGCTGACTCGTCCGGTTCGCTCGGCGTGTCGCCGACGCGCGTCGGCTGCCGTGTGCCATCGGCCGCAGCGTGCTTTGGTCCCAGCGCGTCGGCCACGGCGCGAGGCGTCCGGCCGGGCGCGGGCGGTCCGGTGGGCCGACGTCGGGCGGGCGCTGGCGTGCTGATGATCGTGAGGCGGGAGGAAGTGTGGGCGGACCTGGATCGACGCGCGGGCGCGACCTGAGGGGCCTCGGATGCGCGTACCGTGCGTTTTATCGATAGCGGTCTTTACTGTTAACAATGTTTAAATTATGTTGGTGGCACCTCACCAGGCAACATGCCGAAAGGGAGTGCCGCCATGCGTCGAAGAATCACCCTCCCGCTCGTCGCCGCCGGGGCCATGGTCTCCACCCTGGCCGTCGCGACCCCGGCCCAGGCCCACGGCTACGTCTCGTCGCCGCCGAGCCGCCAGGCGCTCTGCGCCCAGAACCGCGTACCGGACTGCGGCCAGATCCGCTGGGAGCCGCAGAGCGTGGAAGGCCCCAAGGGGCTCCGCACCTGCCACGCCAACATCTCCCACTTTGCCGTCCTCAATGACGACAACCGGGGCTGGCCCGCCACCTCGGTCGGCACCACGGTCACCTTCACCTGGGTCAACACCGCGCAGCACGCCACCCGCGACTGGGAGTACTTCATCGGCAACACCCGGGTCGCGGTGTTCAGCGGCGGCAATCGCCAGCCGGGTCCCACCGTCTCGCACACCGTGAACCTGTCCGGCTACTCGGGCCGCCAGAAGCTGCTGGCCGTCTGGAACATCTCGGACACCGCCAACGCCTTCTACTCCTGCGTCGACCTCCAGATCGGCGGCGGCAGCGGCAACCCCACGCCGAGCCCGAGCCCGACCACCCCGCCGGCACCGTCGCCGACCCCGACGACCGGCCCGACCACCAACCCGCCGGCCGGGGGCACGTGGACCGCCGGC
Above is a window of Verrucosispora sp. NA02020 DNA encoding:
- a CDS encoding GNAT family N-acetyltransferase, whose amino-acid sequence is MSSTELRVARFTDLDARTFHDLVRLRADVFVVEQQCPYPELDGRDVEPGTWHLWLAHGGAPVAYLRILADPDGVARIGRVVVAPAARGGGHAGRLMTEALARIGDRPCVLDAQSHLVALYARYGFTASGPEYVEDGISHTPMRRVV
- a CDS encoding Prokaryotic metallothionein codes for the protein MATCEVCGNDYWLAFEVRTVSGDVHTFDSFECASHKLAPICEHCGVKILGHGVEVSGRFFCCGHCARAVETEQGAEIRDAVGARPA
- a CDS encoding lytic polysaccharide monooxygenase, with translation MRRRITLPLVAAGAMVSTLAVATPAQAHGYVSSPPSRQALCAQNRVPDCGQIRWEPQSVEGPKGLRTCHANISHFAVLNDDNRGWPATSVGTTVTFTWVNTAQHATRDWEYFIGNTRVAVFSGGNRQPGPTVSHTVNLSGYSGRQKLLAVWNISDTANAFYSCVDLQIGGGSGNPTPSPSPTTPPAPSPTPTTGPTTNPPAGGTWTAGRAYAVGDQVTYGGRTYRCRQAHTAIAGWEPPNVPALWTQA